One window of the Vigna radiata var. radiata cultivar VC1973A chromosome 1, Vradiata_ver6, whole genome shotgun sequence genome contains the following:
- the LOC106761520 gene encoding uncharacterized protein LOC106761520, with protein sequence MQATLSYQKSTVAAIRNLEMQVSQIAKKLEEIPINCFGANTEVNPEEECKAIVTKALPPKVKDLGSFTCTIMGHKIGKTLIDSGSSINLMPLTVLEKIGGLEVKPGKMTLFMVDGFTKRPYDVVEDVMVQIDNLRFLVDFMVMEMGEDLEIPIILGRPFMKTTKVVINVDDGTIALKEGGFHCLQC encoded by the exons ATGCAGGCAACTCTCTCCTATCAGAAGAGCACTGTTGCTGCTATAAGGAATCTAGAGATGCAGGTTAGTCAAATAGCCAAGAAATTGGAGGAGATACCTATCAATTGTTTTGGGGCTAACACTGAAGTTAACCCCGAGGAAGAATGCAAGGCTATTGTGACT AAGGCACTTCCTCCTAAGGTTAAAGATCTAGGAAGTTTCACTTGCACTATTATGGGCCACAAAATAGGGAAAACCCTAATTGATTCAGGATCCAGTATCAATTTGATGCCCTTAACTGTTCTTGaaaagattggtggtcttgaaGTCAAGCCTGGAAAGATGACTCTTTTTATGGTAGATGGATTCACCAAAAGGCCCTATGATGTGGTAGAAGATGTGATGGTTCAAATTGACAATCTTAGATTTTTGGTGGACTTTATGGTAATGGAGATGGGGGAAGATTTGGAGATCCCtattattcttggaaggccattcATGAAGACGACCAAGGTGGTCATCAATGTTGATGATGGAACTATAGCACTTAAAGAAGGTGGTTTTCATTGTCTTCAATGCTGA